The sequence ACAATCAATTGGGTCAATCCCTGAACAGTCGCTTTTAACCATTCTGCATACCAATGATGTGCACAGCAGACTGGAACCTTTTCCCATGGACGGGAGCAGAAACCAGGGACTGGGAGGGGTAGCTGCCAGAGCATCTATGATTCAATCAATCCGGGAAGAAAATCCGGCAACATTACTGCTGGATGCCGGTGATATCTTTCAGGGCACTCCTTATTTTAACTTGTACAAAGGGGAACCTGAAATAAAAGTCATGGCCAAAATGCAGTACGATGCAGTTACGATGGGCAATCATGATTTTGATGCGGGCATTGAAAATTTTGCCAATCAGTTGCAGCATGCCAATTTTCCTGTGGTGATTTCCAACTACGATTTTAAGGGAACGCCTATGGAGTTTTTGTATAAACCCTATACCATTATTCAAAAAGGGAAACAACGTATTGGTATTTTAGGTGTGGGCATTGAACTGGAAGGATTGGTTCCTAAAAATCTGTATGGGAGTACAGTATACAATGATCCGATTGTTGCAGCAAATCAGACAGCGGATTTATTAAAGCAAAAAAAATGTGATTTGATTATTTGTTTGTCACATCTGGGAGACAAATACAGCGATAACAAAGTAAGCGATGAAATCCTGGCGAAAGAGAGTCGAAACATCGATTTGATTATTGGTGGTCACACCCACCGCTTTTTTGATCAACCCAGAAAGTATAAAAACAGGGATGGTGG is a genomic window of Sediminibacterium sp. TEGAF015 containing:
- a CDS encoding metallophosphatase, with the translated sequence MNRRHFIKQTAFTGAALATTAIAGKGVLQAQSIGSIPEQSLLTILHTNDVHSRLEPFPMDGSRNQGLGGVAARASMIQSIREENPATLLLDAGDIFQGTPYFNLYKGEPEIKVMAKMQYDAVTMGNHDFDAGIENFANQLQHANFPVVISNYDFKGTPMEFLYKPYTIIQKGKQRIGILGVGIELEGLVPKNLYGSTVYNDPIVAANQTADLLKQKKCDLIICLSHLGDKYSDNKVSDEILAKESRNIDLIIGGHTHRFFDQPRKYKNRDGGDILVNQMGWGGIQMGRLDYNFSEAKRNKSPKAHTVVIMRKTSE